In Zingiber officinale cultivar Zhangliang chromosome 6A, Zo_v1.1, whole genome shotgun sequence, a single genomic region encodes these proteins:
- the LOC121997390 gene encoding elongation factor 1-alpha, whose protein sequence is MGKEKVHINIVVIGHVDSGKSTTTGHLIYKLGGIDKRVIERFEKEAAEMNKRSFKYAWVLDKLKAERERGITIDIALWKFETTKYYCTVIDAPGHRDFIKNMITGTSQADCAVLIIDSTTGGFEAGISKDGQTREHALLAFTLGVKQMICCCNKMDATTPKYSKARYDEIVKEVSSYLKKVGYNPEKIPFVPISGFEGDNMIERSTNLDWYKGPTLLEALDLINEPKRPTDKPLRLPLQDVYKIGGIGTVPVGRVETGVLKPGMVVTFGPTGLTTEVKSVEMHHEALQEALPGDNVGFNVKNVAVKDLKRGFVASNSKEDPAKEAANFTSQVIIMNHPGQIGNGYAPVLDCHTSHIAVKFAEILTKIDRRSGKELEKEPKFLKNGDAGFVKMIPTKPMVVETFSAYPPLGRFAVRDMRQTVAVGVIKSVEKKDPTGAKVTKAAAKKK, encoded by the exons ATGGGGAAAGAGAAGGTTCACATTAACATCGTGGTTATTGGCCATGTCGACTCCGGGAAGTCGACCACCACCGGCCACCTCATCTACAAGTTGGGCGGCATCGACAAGCGTGTGATCGAGAGGTTCGAGAAGGAAGCTGCCGAGATGAACAAGAGGTCTTTCAAGTACGCTTGGGTGCTCGACAAGCTCAAGGCCGAGCGTGAAAGAGGAATCACCATCGACATTGCCCTGTGGAAATTCGAGACCACTAAATACTATTGCACAGTCATTGACGCCCCCGGACACCGCGACTTCATCAAGAACATGATCACCGGAACTTCCCAGGCAGACTGTGCCGTTCTCATCATTGATTCCACCACTGGTGGCTTCGAAGCTGGCATCTCCAAGGATGGCCAGACTCGCGAGCATGCGTTGCTTGCATTTACTCTCGGAGTCAAACAGATGATCTGTTGCTGTAACAAG ATGGATGCTACTACTCCAAAGTACTCGAAGGCCCGATATGATGAAATCGTAAAGGAGGTTTCTTCTTACCTCAAGAAGGTTGGCTACAACCCTGAGAAGATACCCTTTGTTCCAATCTCCGGGTTTGAGGGTGATAACATGATTGAGAGATCTACCAACTTGGACTGGTACAAGGGCCCAACTCTGCTCGAGGCTCTCGACTTGATTAATGAGCCGAAGAGGCCTACGGACAagccccttcgtcttcctcttcaGGACGTTTACAAGATCGGAGGCATTGGCACTGTGCCGGTTGGTCGTGTTGAGACCGGTGTCCTTAAACCTGGCATGGTTGTCACCTTCGGCCCTACTGGGCTCACCACTGAAGTCAAGTCAGTCGAGATGCACCACGAAGCCCTACAGGAAGCTCTCCCCGGCGACAATGTCGGCTTCAACGTGAAGAATGTTGCCGTCAAGGATCTGAAGAGAGGTTTTGTCGCATCCAATTCCAAGGAAGACCCTGCCAAGGAGGCTGCCAACTTCACTTCTCAGGTCATTATCATGAACCATCCTGGTCAGATCGGCAATGGCTACGCCCCCGTGCTTGATTGCCACACCTCCCACATCGCAGTGAAGTTTGCCGAGATTCTAACGAAGATCGATAGGCGATCAGGAAAGGAGCTCGAGAAGGAGCCCAAGTTCCTTAAGAATGGCGACGCAGGGTTCGTGAAGATGATTCCCACCAAACCCATGGTCGTGGAGACATTCTCTGCGTATCCTCCGCTGGGCCGGTTCGCGGTGAGGGACATGCGTCAGACAGTGGCTGTCGGAGTGATCAAGAGCGTGGAGAAGAAGGATCCCACCGGTGCCAAGGTCACCAAGGCCGCCGCCAAGAAGAAGTAA